In Acinetobacter sp. TGL-Y2, a genomic segment contains:
- a CDS encoding NADP-dependent oxidoreductase — protein sequence MNTKVLLAHAYGPSEVLELEAHALPQLASGMARIQVKAAGINPIDARRMTGEFKHAALPQTFGTEYAGVIVEVSNNSTWKVGDEVLGSGGAFTHATIIDVPLENLIKKPKNIDWNVAGTLAGVAQTAMTILDEMGPAQSLLIHGGSGGVGSVLIQLAVNQGIEVVATASAKNQDYIRDLGATPVVYGEGLTERLKEIHPKPFDVSIDMSGHEDATQASLATIKAGGFMATIAGRKLSSDKIKPVWVKRNPANLQHVVDGVAEGKIKWSVSREYPFEQAQQAYSDILDGHTQGKSVLVFE from the coding sequence ATGAATACTAAAGTACTCCTTGCACATGCATACGGACCATCAGAGGTCCTCGAACTTGAAGCTCACGCACTTCCACAACTTGCATCTGGCATGGCACGCATCCAAGTCAAAGCCGCAGGGATTAACCCGATTGATGCACGCCGTATGACAGGCGAATTCAAACATGCTGCCCTTCCACAAACCTTTGGTACAGAGTATGCAGGCGTAATTGTCGAAGTATCTAACAACAGCACATGGAAAGTCGGTGATGAAGTTTTAGGTTCAGGTGGTGCATTCACCCATGCCACAATCATTGATGTGCCTTTAGAGAACCTCATCAAAAAACCAAAGAATATCGACTGGAACGTGGCAGGAACGCTCGCAGGTGTTGCACAAACAGCCATGACCATACTCGATGAAATGGGTCCTGCACAGTCACTCCTCATCCACGGCGGTTCAGGTGGTGTCGGTTCCGTTTTGATTCAATTGGCAGTGAATCAAGGGATTGAGGTGGTTGCTACAGCATCAGCCAAAAACCAAGATTACATTCGTGACTTAGGTGCAACGCCAGTCGTGTATGGCGAAGGCTTAACGGAACGCTTAAAAGAAATTCATCCAAAACCTTTCGATGTCTCTATTGATATGAGTGGACATGAAGATGCCACTCAAGCGTCACTTGCAACAATAAAAGCAGGCGGATTTATGGCAACCATTGCGGGTCGTAAGCTATCCTCTGACAAAATCAAACCTGTTTGGGTCAAACGCAACCCTGCAAATTTGCAACATGTCGTCGATGGCGTAGCTGAAGGTAAAATCAAATGGTCAGTGAGTCGGGAATATCCATTTGAGCAAGCACAACAAGCCTATAGCGATATTTTAGACGGACACACTCAAGGTAAAAGTGTTTTAGTTTTTGAATAA
- a CDS encoding LysR family transcriptional regulator codes for MMDIHKLKAFVAVIEESNISRAAIRLNMQQPPLTRMIKSLEVELNAELLTRLPRGVEATEAGKALYQEALTILAHAQAIPKRVQNIAQGMEGQINFGFTNSVGLHSFLPTLLRRFREQFPAVSIHLEEDGSSSLIDSILNEKNDIVFLRKPAPISLGLTSLHVLDEPLIVALPNNHPLATKKDKIHLLDLESFDFVLYRRLAGQDLFDNILANCYSAGFSPNIVQKAPRLTSSLNLIAAGIGLSIVPESIKNFWNNQIVYKALKADTPCIAPIYAVYKNDRSNIRLTHVLSLLKSLEICTY; via the coding sequence ATAATGGACATTCATAAGCTAAAAGCATTTGTTGCTGTAATTGAAGAAAGTAATATTTCAAGGGCGGCGATACGCTTAAATATGCAACAACCGCCACTTACACGTATGATTAAAAGCTTAGAAGTGGAATTAAATGCGGAGTTATTAACACGGTTACCACGAGGTGTGGAAGCAACAGAAGCGGGGAAAGCATTGTATCAAGAAGCTTTGACCATTTTGGCGCATGCTCAAGCAATTCCGAAACGCGTACAAAATATCGCACAAGGAATGGAGGGTCAGATTAATTTTGGCTTTACCAACTCAGTGGGTTTGCATTCATTTTTACCTACATTATTGAGGCGCTTTCGAGAGCAATTTCCCGCTGTATCTATTCATTTGGAAGAAGATGGGAGCAGTTCTTTAATAGATTCAATTCTTAATGAAAAAAATGACATTGTATTTTTACGAAAACCTGCACCCATAAGCTTGGGCTTAACAAGTCTACATGTACTAGATGAACCATTAATTGTCGCCTTGCCAAATAACCATCCTTTAGCAACAAAAAAGGATAAGATTCATTTATTAGACTTGGAATCCTTTGATTTCGTGTTGTATAGGCGTTTAGCAGGGCAAGATTTATTTGATAATATTTTGGCAAATTGTTATTCGGCAGGTTTTAGTCCAAATATTGTACAAAAAGCACCGCGTTTAACATCGAGCTTAAATTTAATTGCTGCGGGTATTGGTTTGTCTATAGTGCCTGAATCGATTAAAAATTTTTGGAATAACCAAATTGTATATAAAGCACTAAAAGCAGATACACCGTGCATTGCCCCTATTTATGCAGTCTATAAAAATGATCGTTCAAATATAAGGTTAACGCATGTTTTGTCTTTACTTAAGTCGTTGGAAATCTGCACATATTAA
- a CDS encoding chromate transporter, whose amino-acid sequence MNTEVIPFVQEIHPNNKELFTGFMKLGLIGFGGVLPLAHQMVVEDRKWLTNEDFTDLLGVCQILPGGNIINMAVAIGYKFHGLKGSISSVLGLIFAPTVIVILLYELYAQFQNIPTIKHMIEGLAAAAAGLLFAMGLKMLKPIMKSYLTAFTIFMIFIFMLVIKIPLALTLIILMTINMLVISVNKGAKSS is encoded by the coding sequence ATGAATACTGAAGTGATTCCTTTCGTACAAGAGATTCATCCAAATAATAAGGAATTATTTACAGGATTTATGAAGCTTGGACTAATAGGTTTTGGCGGGGTTCTGCCCCTCGCTCATCAAATGGTTGTTGAAGATCGAAAATGGCTGACCAATGAGGATTTCACTGATTTGTTAGGTGTATGCCAAATTTTACCTGGCGGTAATATTATTAATATGGCTGTCGCTATAGGATACAAATTTCATGGTTTAAAAGGATCCATAAGTTCAGTTTTAGGGCTGATTTTTGCCCCTACTGTAATTGTTATTTTACTGTATGAACTGTATGCACAATTTCAAAACATTCCAACCATTAAACATATGATTGAAGGTTTGGCTGCAGCAGCTGCAGGTTTACTGTTTGCGATGGGTTTAAAAATGCTCAAACCTATTATGAAAAGTTATTTAACAGCATTCACCATTTTTATGATCTTTATATTCATGCTGGTCATAAAAATACCTTTGGCACTGACACTAATCATTCTCATGACAATCAACATGTTGGTTATTTCGGTAAACAAAGGGGCTAAAAGTTCATGA
- a CDS encoding FRG domain-containing protein — protein MNYFNVIQNYSEGSITYKSHNKIQIKLHSSRFTEYSDEDIRTAFKIINNEKLQLVKKLPCVICFEDFKDYVALGQIEKIFYDNLGQFIIADIELVTEKVYFQNCDPEINYNDLFKALNFNGWESGRTHWAIKTGNIFYNLHQIKFSENILEQSEKFPDNESVVFAFKPATQEIKPQSIQSPKVSNIHKINELKWLDEILEEKDNNIIYIKNVSEFIEQVILINETKLPKNFNGETFYRGHGNAAKFKLQPSLFRELNTKGKIYLEAENLLYRELIAAEPHSFDKDITSIDVLTRMQHYGMPTRLLDVTSNPLTALYFACENIKEHDIITSTKTPMTDEYITQKINGHNQYLEKKLADSEVIMLSISNDRVKFFDSDTVSCLSNLVKLNTNQKNNIQFQMLLGSTLDPLDPVTTQYLHCIQHEKPYFSQNFDTSDLKKVICVKPKKIHERIIAQSGSFLLFGLEAEINENGDTNFIINRIRIKPEYKADILKELDLLNINKRTIYPNIDNTSQYLKSKIENR, from the coding sequence ATGAATTATTTTAATGTTATTCAGAATTATAGTGAAGGAAGCATAACCTACAAATCCCATAATAAAATACAAATAAAACTTCATTCCAGTAGGTTTACTGAATACTCTGATGAAGATATTAGAACAGCATTTAAAATCATAAATAATGAAAAATTACAGTTAGTCAAAAAATTACCATGCGTAATTTGTTTTGAAGATTTCAAAGATTATGTGGCTTTAGGTCAAATAGAGAAAATATTTTACGATAATTTAGGTCAATTTATCATTGCAGACATTGAATTAGTAACCGAAAAAGTATATTTCCAAAATTGTGATCCTGAAATTAATTACAATGATCTTTTTAAGGCTTTAAATTTTAATGGTTGGGAAAGTGGTAGAACACATTGGGCAATAAAAACAGGAAATATTTTTTACAATTTACACCAAATAAAATTTAGTGAAAATATTTTGGAGCAATCAGAAAAATTTCCAGATAATGAATCAGTTGTTTTCGCATTCAAACCTGCAACACAAGAAATTAAACCTCAAAGCATACAGTCCCCAAAAGTCAGTAATATTCATAAAATTAATGAGCTAAAATGGCTAGATGAAATCTTAGAAGAAAAAGATAACAATATCATATACATTAAGAATGTATCTGAATTTATCGAACAAGTTATTTTAATAAATGAAACAAAACTACCAAAAAATTTCAACGGTGAAACATTTTATCGTGGCCACGGAAATGCAGCAAAGTTTAAACTTCAACCATCATTATTTCGTGAGCTTAATACAAAAGGTAAAATTTATCTTGAAGCAGAAAATCTTCTTTATAGAGAGTTAATTGCCGCCGAACCACATTCATTCGATAAAGATATTACCAGTATAGATGTATTAACTCGAATGCAACATTATGGTATGCCAACTAGATTATTAGATGTAACTAGTAACCCTCTTACGGCTTTATATTTTGCATGTGAAAATATTAAAGAGCATGACATAATTACATCAACTAAAACACCAATGACAGATGAATATATAACACAAAAAATAAATGGTCATAACCAATATCTTGAAAAAAAATTAGCTGATTCTGAAGTTATTATGCTGAGTATATCCAATGACAGAGTAAAATTTTTTGATTCTGATACTGTTTCTTGCCTATCAAACCTAGTAAAACTTAATACTAATCAAAAAAATAATATACAATTTCAAATGTTGTTAGGTTCCACATTAGATCCTTTAGACCCTGTCACTACTCAATATTTACACTGTATTCAACATGAAAAACCCTATTTTTCACAAAATTTTGATACTTCTGATCTAAAAAAAGTTATTTGTGTTAAACCTAAAAAAATACATGAGAGAATTATTGCTCAATCTGGATCATTTTTATTATTTGGTTTAGAAGCTGAAATAAATGAAAATGGTGATACTAACTTTATTATTAACAGAATAAGAATAAAACCAGAATATAAAGCAGATATTCTGAAAGAACTTGATTTACTTAATATTAATAAGCGTACTATCTACCCTAACATTGACAACACGTCCCAGTATCTAAAGAGTAAAATTGAAAATCGTTAA